A window of Cryptomeria japonica chromosome 3, Sugi_1.0, whole genome shotgun sequence contains these coding sequences:
- the LOC131080058 gene encoding F-box protein GID2-like, whose product MSRVGESMESKVQKVAGREVTAGNSNSHASRAVFGNNVDILEEILKHLDAKSVGIISCVSKGCQQAAESEYVWKIICTHICPSSVFETERLQSLVATMGGFKRLYMNFLHPLHSYSHHKHCSSLNEDVIRLSLSLFSVDYYERRLESLRTRMPPILRSIQALLQ is encoded by the coding sequence ATGAGCAGGGTGGGGGAATCCATGGAGTCCAAAGTACAAAAAGTTGCAGGACGTGAAGTTACAGCTGGTAACTCTAATTCCCATGCAAGCCGTGCAGTATTTGGCAACAACGTGGATATTCTGGAAGAAATCTTGAAGCACCTTGATGCCAAGTCAGTGGGCATCATCTCCTGTGTTAGCAAAGGGTGTCAGCAAGCTGCAGAAAGTGAATATGTGTGGAAAATCATATGTACACACATCTGTCCTTCATCTGTTTTTGAAACAGAGAGGCTACAGTCACTGGTAGCAACCATGGGCGGATTCAAACGCCTCTACATGAATTTCTTGCATCCTCTCCACTCATATTCCCATCATAAGCACTGTTCTTCGCTGAATGAAGATGTCATCAGGCTTTCTCTCTCACTGTTTTCAGTTGACTACTATGAAAGAAGGCTTGAATCTTTGAGGACCAGAATGCCTCCAATTTTAAGATCCATTCAGGCATTACTGCAATAG